A genomic region of Actinomycetes bacterium contains the following coding sequences:
- a CDS encoding ribosome maturation factor RimP has translation MSATTDRVSSVVGPVASRLGLTVYDIDQPGGTLRILLDADGGVDLDTLTQATREISAALDDAEPVAGSYTLEVSSPGLERPLRRPEHFAAAVGERVKVKLMPGVDGERRADGELAGIDGNTVRIVSGGEEREVSIDDISSARTVFEWGPGGPDTRGKSNKSSGKSARSGKPKKPARSNKAARPAKAGVTTTESTTESTTESSEETQ, from the coding sequence TTGAGCGCAACCACCGACCGTGTCTCCAGCGTGGTCGGCCCCGTGGCTAGCCGCCTGGGCCTGACCGTCTACGACATCGACCAGCCCGGCGGCACACTGCGCATCCTGCTCGACGCCGACGGTGGCGTCGACCTCGACACACTCACCCAGGCCACCCGCGAGATCTCCGCTGCGCTCGATGATGCCGAGCCGGTCGCCGGCTCGTACACCCTCGAGGTGTCGAGCCCCGGACTCGAGCGGCCGCTGCGTCGGCCGGAGCACTTTGCAGCCGCGGTCGGCGAGCGGGTCAAGGTGAAGCTGATGCCGGGCGTCGACGGTGAACGTCGTGCAGATGGCGAGCTGGCTGGCATCGATGGCAACACGGTGAGGATCGTGTCAGGCGGTGAGGAGCGGGAAGTCTCGATCGACGACATCTCGAGCGCACGCACCGTGTTCGAGTGGGGTCCGGGTGGACCCGACACGCGGGGCAAGTCCAACAAGTCCTCCGGCAAGTCGGCCCGGTCCGGCAAGCCGAAGAAGCCTGCCAGGTCCAACAAGGCAGCACGCCCCGCCAAGGCCGGGGTGACCACAACTGAATCAACAACTGAATCAACAACAGAATCCAGTGAGGAAACCCAATGA